A genomic segment from Callithrix jacchus isolate 240 chromosome 8, calJac240_pri, whole genome shotgun sequence encodes:
- the RPUSD2 gene encoding pseudouridylate synthase RPUSD2, with amino-acid sequence MWLSRRGWPGVLGLWSYDLQRSSFARTWSGYKGPMAETLSTQVGTTGGLKALHQQNGDGGGDAIVGPPPELPKLAGQEVEPAPVGGEHASTAAQGPGKRKKRRGATGERVVPPPKKRRTGVSFGDEHFAETNYYFEGGLRKVRPYYFDFRTYCKGRWVGHSLLHVFSTEFRAQPLAYYEAAIRAGRLHLNEEPVQDLNIVLKDNDFLRNTVHRHEPPVTAEPIRLLAENEDVVVVDKPSSIPVHPCGRFRHNTVIFILGKEHQLKELHPLHRLDRLTSGVLMFAKTAAVSERIHEQVRDRQLEKEYVCRVEGEFPNEEVTCKEPILVVSYKVGVCRVDPQGKPCETVFQRLSYNGHSSVVQCRPLTGRTHQIRVHLQFLGHPILNDPIYNSAAWGPSRGRGGHIPKTDEELLRDLVAEHQAKQSLDVLDLCEGDLSAGLTDSAAPSSELGKDNLEELAAAAQKMEEVVEAVPQDLGTIALAPEKAIETDVMNQETDPLCAECRLVRQDPLPQDLVMFLHALSYKGPGFEYFSPMPAWAQDDWQED; translated from the exons ATGTGGCTGAGCCGCCGCGGATGGCCCGGGGTTCTGGGACTGTGGAGCTACGACCTCCAGCGCTCTAGTTTTGCCAGGACTTGGAGTGGCTATAAGGGCCCAATGGCAGAAACACTGTCTACCCAGGTTGGGACAACGGGCGGGCTAAAGGCTCTGCATCAGCAAAACGGTGACGGTGGTGGCGACGCGATAGTTGGGCCTCCCCCAGAGCTCCCGAAGCTAGCGGGCCAGGAAGTGGAGCCGGCCCCAGTTGGCGGGGAGCATGCCTCGACTGCAGCCCAGGGCCCGGGCAAGCGTAAGAAGCGCCGCGGCGCAACCGGGGAGCGTGTCGTGCCGCCCCCGAAGAAGCGGCGGACCGGGGTGAGCTTCGGCGATGAGCACTTCGCGGAAACCAATTATTACTTCGAGGGCGGCCTGCGTAAGGTGCGGCCCTATTACTTTGACTTCCGGACCTACTGCAAAGGCCGCTGGGTGGGCCACAGCTTGCTGCACGTCTTCAGTACCGAGTTCCGAGCCCAGCCCCTGGCCTACTACGAGGCCGCGATCCGGGCGGGCCGCCTGCATCTCAACGAGGAGCCGGTGCAGGACCTCAACATCGTGCTCAAG GACAATGATTTCTTGCGAAACACAGtgcacaggcatgagccaccagtcaCAGCAGAGCCCATTCGCCTGCTAGCTGAGAATGAAGATGTGGTGGTTGTAGACAAGCCTTCCTCCATTCCTGTCCACCCCTGTGGCCGCTTCCGACACAACACAGTTATCTTCATCCTAGGCAAGGAGCACCAACTCAAAGAGCTACACCCATTGCATCGGCTTGACCGCCTTACCTCAGGGGTACTTATGTTTGCGAAGACAGCTGCAGTCTCTGAGAGAATTCACGAGCAGGTTCGGGACCGGCAG CTGGAGAAGGAGTATGTGTGCCGGGTAGAAGGGGAGTTCCCTAACGAGGAAGTGACCTGTAAAGAACCCATCTTAGTGGTGTCTTACAAAGTAGGGGTGTGCCGTGTAGATCCCCAGGGCAAGCCCTGTGAGACAGTGTTCCAGAGGCTCAGCTACAATGGCCACTCCAGTGTGGTACAGTGCCGGCCACTCACAGGCCGCACACACCAGATTCGAGTCCACCTTCAGTTCTTGGGCCATCCCATTCTCAACGACCCCATCTATAACTCAGCTGCCTGGGGTCCCTCCCGAGGCCGGGGTGGCCACATTCCCAAGACAGATGAGGAATTGCTACGGGACCTGGTAGCAGAGCACCAGGCCAAACAGAGCCTGGATGTGCTAGATCTCTGTGAGGGTGACCTGTCCGCAGGACTCACAGACTCTGCGGCCCCCTCCTCAGAGTTGGGCAAGGACAACCTGGAAGAGTTGGCTGCTGCTGCCCAGAAGATGGAGGAAGTAGTTGAGGCAGTGCCTCAGGATTTGGGCACAATAGCATTGGCACCAGAGAAGGCAATTGAAACAGACGTCATGAATCAAGAGACAGACCCACTCTGTGCAGAGTGCCGGCTGGTACGACAGGATCCCTTGCCCCAAGACCTTGTGATGTTCCTACATGCCCTAAGCTATAAAGGGCCAGGCTTTGAGTACTTTTCGCCAATGCCTGCCTGGGCACAGGATGACTGGCAAGAAGACTGA
- the CCDC32 gene encoding coiled-coil domain-containing protein 32 isoform X1, whose amino-acid sequence MKMFESADSTATRTGQDLWAEICSCLPNPDQDDGANNAFSDSFVDSCPEGECQREVANFAAQTAVKPWAPLQDSEVYLASLALLLSLEKKLRRIKGLNQEVTSKDMLRTLAQAKKECWDRFLQEKLASEFFVDGLDSDESTLEHFKRWLQPDKVAISTEEVQYLIPPESQVEKPVAEDKPEAGDKPAAAEQ is encoded by the exons atgaaaatgtttgaaagtgCTGACTCTACAGCCACAAGAACTGGCCAGGATCTCTGGGCTGAAATTTGTTCCTGTCTGCCAAATCCTGACCAAGATGATGGTGCCAACAATGCCTTCTCCGACTCCTTTGTGGATTCTTGCCCTGAAGGTGAATGCCAGAGGGAGGTGGCCAACTTTGCTGCTCAGACTGCTGTAAAACCTTGGGCTCCCTTGCAGGATTCAGAAGTGTATTTAGCATCTCTAG CCCTACTtctctctctagagaaaaagCTAAGAAGAATCAAAGGTTTAAATCAGGAAGTGACTTCTAAGGACATGCTTCGAACCCTGGCCCAAGCCAAGAAGGAATGCTGGGATCGGTTCCTCCAGGAGAAGTTAGCCTCAGAGTTCTTTGTGGATGGACTTGATTCTGATGAGAG CACCTTGGAACATTTCAAGAGGTGGCTCCAGCCAGATAAAGTAGCCATCAGCACAGAAGAGGTCCAGTATCTGATTCCTCCAGAGTCACAGGTTGAGAAGCCAGTGGCTGAGGACAAGCCAGAAGCTGGGGACAAGCCAGCAGCAGCAGAACagtaa
- the CCDC32 gene encoding coiled-coil domain-containing protein 32 isoform X2, giving the protein MKMFESADSTATRTGQDLWAEICSCLPNPDQDDGANNAFSDSFVDSCPEGECQREVANFAAQTAVKPWAPLQDSEVYLASLEKKLRRIKGLNQEVTSKDMLRTLAQAKKECWDRFLQEKLASEFFVDGLDSDESTLEHFKRWLQPDKVAISTEEVQYLIPPESQVEKPVAEDKPEAGDKPAAAEQ; this is encoded by the exons atgaaaatgtttgaaagtgCTGACTCTACAGCCACAAGAACTGGCCAGGATCTCTGGGCTGAAATTTGTTCCTGTCTGCCAAATCCTGACCAAGATGATGGTGCCAACAATGCCTTCTCCGACTCCTTTGTGGATTCTTGCCCTGAAGGTGAATGCCAGAGGGAGGTGGCCAACTTTGCTGCTCAGACTGCTGTAAAACCTTGGGCTCCCTTGCAGGATTCAGAAGTGTATTTAGCATCTCTAG agaaaaagCTAAGAAGAATCAAAGGTTTAAATCAGGAAGTGACTTCTAAGGACATGCTTCGAACCCTGGCCCAAGCCAAGAAGGAATGCTGGGATCGGTTCCTCCAGGAGAAGTTAGCCTCAGAGTTCTTTGTGGATGGACTTGATTCTGATGAGAG CACCTTGGAACATTTCAAGAGGTGGCTCCAGCCAGATAAAGTAGCCATCAGCACAGAAGAGGTCCAGTATCTGATTCCTCCAGAGTCACAGGTTGAGAAGCCAGTGGCTGAGGACAAGCCAGAAGCTGGGGACAAGCCAGCAGCAGCAGAACagtaa
- the LOC100413585 gene encoding translationally-controlled tumor protein-like, which produces MIIYRDLISHDEMFSDIYKTREIADGLCLEVEGKMVSRTEGNIDDSLIGGNASAEGPEGEGTESTVVTGVDIVMNHHLQETSFTKEAYKKYIKDYMKSIKGKLEEQRPERVKPFMTGAAEQIKHILANFKNYQFFIGENMNPDGMVALLDYCEDGVTPYMIFFKDGLEMEKC; this is translated from the coding sequence ATGATTATCTACCGGGATCTCATCAGCCACGATGAGATGTTCTCTGACATCTACAAGACCCGGGAGATCGCGGACGGGCTGTGCCTGGAGGTGGAGGGGAAGATGGTCAGTAGGACAGAAGGTAACATTGATGACTCGCTCATTGGTGGAAATGCCTCCGCCGAAGGCCCCGAGGGCGAAGGTACTGAAAGCACAGTAGTCACTGGTGTCGATATTGTCATGAACCATCACCTGCAGGAAACAAGTTTCACAAAAGAAGCCTACAAGAAGTACATCAAAGATTACATGAAATCAATCAAAGGCAAACTTGAAGAACAGAGACCAGAAAGAGTAAAACCTTTTATGACGGGGGCTGCCGAACAAATCAAGCACATCCTTGCTAATTTCAAAAACTACCAGTTCTTTATTGGTGAAAACATGAATCCAGATGGCATGGTTGCTCTATTGGACTACTGTGAGGATGGTGTGACCCCATATatgattttctttaaggatggtttagaaatggaaaaatgttaa